ACCaaacatttcttttctttttgtgtgtgttagttgAAACTTCTTATTGCTCGTCATAGCAACCTGGGCGCTTTGAATTTGTTAGCTTTCACATACCTGGGTATAGTGCACCGCTTTCCAGTTCCATTGGTTGGTCAAACTGCAACGAGGAAGAAGGGGACATTAAAATTCACCCgccataaaaaaattaaaaaaaaatgcaactcTATTTACCGGATTAACATCAACGTGAAGCGGCTGCAGTAGAACATTCGATGGCACATTTCGTAGCGGACTATCCCTAGGCATGTCCAGTAACCGCTGCACCGTGTTTTTATTCGTGATCGTGCCATGGCTGCTGTTTGTGTCGATTCCATTGTCCATGGCTTCGGACACATTGCTTTCGATCGGGTACGCCATCCCGTACGAGTCGTCCTGGAAAAAGCCACATTAATGCGCAGGCATGTTAGAAACTGTACTCTCGAAAGAAGGACAAACAAAATTGCAACGCATATCGTTTATGCGTAGTACTAGTACCTCATCCTCGGGCAGGAATTCGTTACCGATGGGTTCATTTTCGCCGGGAAACAGCTTGCACAGCGCGTTCATGACGTTCACCACCTCCTTCATCGACGGTCGGCTGATCGGATCCTTGTCCCAGCAGCGGACCATcagctgctcgatcggctTCGGGCAGTGGTCGATCAGGGGCGGCCGGCTGCCCTGATGCACGCGCCACATGATCGCGTACGAGGTGTCGATGTGCTTGAACGGCTGCTCCCGCGCTATCACCTCCCACAGGATGATGCCCCAGCTGAACACGTCACACTTTTCCGTGTAGGACGAACCCTCAAACACTTCCGGCGCCATCCAGGCCGCACTGCCCTTGTTGTTCGTCATCAGCGTCGACTTGTCGGTGACCGTGCCAAAGTCGCATATCTTCAGCACGGTTCCGTTGTTCACTAGCAGCAGGTTCGGTGGTTTCAGATCACGGTGAATCATGGGCCGGGGAGTCATGTCGTGCAGATATGCGACGCCCTGCAATCAATTCCGGTCAGTCGGTGTTTGGGCATAGAcattctgtgtgtttgtgcgtgtttgtgtggatgATGCGTACTTACCTCGGCGCACTGTCTCGCCCAACTCATCGCATGTGCCGCCGTATAGACGGGCCGGGGTCTGCTGTGCAGGACCTTGTGCAGGGAACCACCGTCCGCGTACTCCATCACGAGACAGAAGTTGGGTTTCTCCGTACAGGCACCGTACAGCTCGATTATGTTCGGATGTGCCACACGGGAAAGATGGCTCACCTCCGCCGTAAATGCCTGCTCGGTCAGCACCTCCATGTACTTCACGGCGACGTATTTGTTTCTCCATTTTGCTTTTATCACTGTGCCGTAGGAACCTTTGCCGACGGTCTACAAAACAAggaaaggaggaggaggaaatgCATTAAACCTAGGTGGCAAGCACTGCAGCCGCgccaatgttgttgttgtggtctGCTGGCCTCTCACGTACGGCAATCTGTTCGATTTCGTTGATATCGATCGTCGTGACGAACGGCGGCAAAACGCTGTTCATTCTGCTATGTTCTCTGGACATGGTGGAGCAGGGAGCTTTTTAGTGCGCTTGAAGCGGATTTTGTTATTCCCTTTGCACAAATCCAGCAAATCCTGTGCGTCGTGCCCACTAGGATGGTATCGGTGGGCGAGGATGGCCGACGAGCGGCCAGCTGAGCGTTGAGAAAAACAACGTCGAAACCGTACCAGTACCACGGCTAAGCGCACATTAAACACGACGGGGGGCAGATAGAATCACACGTTACGGTACGATTTAATGGCCGTGCGATTGTTTTATCGCGCTCATTTAACGTTGTACGCTGGTTTTTTGGTGTAGTTACGCTTTGGCTATgctaaatatttttcattttgtcaTCACCGAGCGAAAACTGTCAATATGACAGCGCGGAACGTCAATCGAGATAGAGCGAGCGAGCACGagcaagcgagaaagagacagaagaGAATGATTTCAAATGGTCTTGCGTACGTTGGTGCATAAGCGCCGCAGCTTGCGTGTTGCATTGCGTTGATGgttgtttgaatttgaatgattttttttttagaaaaatgGTATTCTGCTTACTattaatggatttttttgtcTACACCTTCCACTCACCCACCACAGGAACATTGAGGAACCGCGCAATGTGAAGCTCATTTACGATGTGTTGAAATTCAGCCCACCGGAAATCGAACCGGCCGTGCTGTTTGCCACCAACAATGCGTTGGTTTGCGAAACGCCCGACGATGCGATGAAGGTGGCGTACGAAATCGACCGCAGCCGGTACGATGCGTTGGCACTGGACGGGACGTTCTACCAAAAGTCGGGCATCATCTCGGGCGGTAGCCACGATCTCGCCCGGAAGGCAAAGCGCTGGGACGAGAAGCACATGGCACAGCTGAAGCTGCAGAAGGAAAAGATTACCGAGGAGCTGAAGGAGGTGATGAAGAAGACCCGCCGCCAGGGCGAACTGACGACGGTGGAGAGCCAGATCCGGGGGCTGGAAAATCGGCTCAAGTACAGCATGAACGATCTGGAGACGtcgaagaaaaacatcaacgAGTACGATCGGCAGCTGGAGGATTTCACCCGCGAGCTCGATCAGATTGGGCCGAAGATAAGCGAAATCGAGCGACGAATGCAGCAGCGCGACATGAAGATACAGGACATCAAGGAAAGCATGAACAACGTGGAGGACGACGTGTATGCCGAGTTTTGTGCCCGCATCGGCGTCGCTAACATCCGCCAGTTCGAGGAGCGTGAGCTGGTGCTGCAGCAGGAGCGGGCGAAAAAGCGGGCCGAGTTTGAGCAGCAGATCGACCGGATCAACAATAATCTGGAGTTTGAGCGGTCGAAGGACACGTCTAAAAACGTGCAGCGCTGGGAGCGTGCCGTGCAGGATGATGAAGATTCGTTGGAAACGTTCAAGCAGGCCGAAGCCCGCCAGCGGCAGGAGATCGAGAAGGACAAGGAAAAGATCGAGCTGATGAAGCAGGAGAAGGCCGCCCACAAGACGCTCGTCGATCAGATGGAGGAGGAGATGGCGAAGGCTAGGCGGGAGGTGCAGGCACTGGCAAAGGAGCTGGCCGCCATCCACCAGAGCATAGCGAACATCGAGAGCAGAATCGAGTCGATGAAAAGCAAGCGACAAACCATACTGATGCAGGCGAAGATGGAATCGATCGAGATTCCGCTGCTGCAGGGTTCGATGGACGACatcggccagcagcagcagggacaGGGCGGCGGGCAGGGTGCCGGTGGGCAGGGTGGGGGGGAATATGCGGCCGATGGTGGGTCGGCGTACGAGCGGGAAAGCCGCATCGAGATCGACTACAGCAAGCTCGAGCACCATCTGAAGAACCTGTCCGATCCGGACCAGATCAAGAAGAGCGGCGACTCGCTGGCGAAGGAGCTGCAGTCCAAGCTGGACACGCTGGAGAAGATACAGACGCCGAACATGAAGGCGATGCAGAAGCTGGACCGCGTCACCGAGAAGATCCAGTCGACGAACGAAGAGTTTGAGGCGGCACGCAAAAAGGCGAAGAAGGCGAAGGCAGCCTTCGAGAAGGTGAAGAACGAGCGTTGCACACTGTTCACGAACTGCTGCAACCACATCTCCGACGCGATCGACGCGATCTACAAGCAGCTGTCGCGGAACGAAGCGGCCCAAGCGTACCTGGGCCCGGACAATCCGGAGGAACCGTACCTGGACGGTATTAACTACAACTGCGTGGCACCCGGCAAGCGGTTCCAGCCGATGAGCAATCTCAGCGGTGGAGAGAAGACGATCGCCGCCCTTGCCCTGCTGTTTGCCATACACAGCTTCCAGCCGGCACCGTTCTTCGTGCTGGACGAGATCGATGCGGCCCTGGACAACACGAACATCGGCAAGGTGGCATCGTACATTCGGGAGAAGACGACCAACCTGCAAACGATCGTGATTTCGTTGAAGGAAGAATTCTACTGCCACGCGGACGTGCTGATCGGCATCTGTCCGTATCCGGCCGAGTGTCTGGTGTCGCAAACACTGATCTTTGATTTGGAAAAGTATGGCGACTATCGGCAGGATGAGTAGAAGTGAGCGCGTAATTCCAGATATTTATCCTCTcctcccatcatcatcatcatcatcaccatatGCTTATGGCTTGTGGCCGGAGCTGtagttattttttcttttttcaccaGAAATCTTTTACTACTAGACGCTCGCGTACTGTAAACTATGTTTAATGATTGAATTGTATTGTAACGGTTAATGATTGTAGTAATGAACTGTAGAACAAAGGAACTAATAAAAGCTGAAATATCGTACGAATTTCGTAACGGCTGCGAGCACGCGCAACATGGAAAATACGTAACAGAACTCAACCGCGAACTTTAAACGCAGGCCCCTGCGAGAAACGTCAATTGTgggtagaaaaaaagaaagaattcCCCTGAATCAAACACGTTTCAAGCGCCGGCTGTTTGCATCGGTGTGAAATTGGTCTGCTCGCAGAGtttggaaggaaaaacaagaTAAACCTTATTTGGTGAAGCTTCTCATTTGACGCCCTCACCCGAAGATGGTATCAACGTTCGTTTGTTCCAAATCGAACGCGGCGGTAGGTAAGTGGTACCCGGTATAGTGACCGCTTCCCCACACTCGGCCGTGTCCCGTCTGCTCTGCAGCAAGTGGTAAAAATAGTTAtgtacaaacgaaaaaggctGATGAAATTTTCCATTCAGGTGGACTCATCGCGGCGGAGCTGTTGCGCCCGGCGTACCCGATCGAAGTGCGCTGGGGCAACGAAACGTCCATATCGTACGCCACCCGGACGCTCGCCTGCATCACCAACAACGATGTGCTGCGGGCGCTGGCCAGGGTTGCGCCGGGGCTCCGGCTGTACGGCGAGACGCCAATCGAGCGCACGCAGATCGACCACTGGCTGACGTACACGCTGTCGATGGAGAAGGACCCGTCGGACGAGCTGAAGTACCTGAACAAATGTCTCGGCCCGCTGACGTATCTCGTGGCGAACCATCTTACCATCGCCGATCTTGCCGTGTTTAACGAGCTGTACCTGCGGTACGAGCAGCTGAAGAAGATCGGCATTCCGCAGCACGTGCAGCGCTGGTACAATCTCATGCTCGCGCAGCCCTGCACGAAGGAAGCGCTGGGCAAGCATGCGGACGAGCTACGGTCGGCCGTTGCGTCAGCCCGCTCCGGAAAGGCGAAGGAACCGAGCCCGGACAAGAGCGTAGCGGACGGTGGCAGTGGCAAGCGCGAGCAGGGCAAATTCGTCGACCTGCCCGGGGCAGAGATGGGCAAGGTGGTGGTACGGTTTCCCCCGGAAGCGTCCGGCTACCTGCACATCGGGCACGCGAAGGCGGCCCTGCTCAACCAGTACTACCAGCAGGCGTTTCAGGGCAAGCTGATCATGCGCTTCGACGATACCAACCCGGCAAAGGAGAACGTACACTTCGAGCAGGTGATACTGGAGGATCTGGAGATGCTGCAAATCAAGCCGGATCTGTTCACGCACACCTCCCAGTACTTCGACCTGATGCTAGACTACTGCGTGCGGCTGCTGAAGGAAGGCAAGGCGTACGTCGACGACACGGAACCGGAGCAGATGAAGAAGGAGCGCGAGGAGCGGGTGGAGTCGAAAAATCGCAGCAACACGCCGGAACGCAATCTGGCGATGTGGGCCGAAATGGTGAAGGGTTCCGCGGCGGGCCAGAAGTGTTGCGTGCGGGCCAAGATCGATATGGCCTCGCCGAACGGGTGCATGCGCGATCCGACCATCTACCGGTGCAAGAACGAGCCGCATCCGCGCACCGGTACGCAGTACAAAGTCTACCCGACGTACGACTTCGCCTGCCCGATCGTGGACGCGATCGAGAACGTGACGCACACCCTGCGCACGATGGAGTACCACGATCGGGACGAGCAGTTCTACTGGTTCATCGAGGCGCTCGGCTTGCGGCGCCCGTACATCTGGGAGTACAGCCGGCTGAACATGACCAACACGGTGCTGTCGAAGCGCAAGCTGACGTGGTTCGTGGCCGAGGGCCTGGTGGACGGGTGGGACGATCCCCGCTTCCCGACCGTGCGCGGCATCCTGCGCCGCGGCATGACGGTGGAGGGCTTGCGCGAGTTCATCATTGCGCAGGGGTCGAGCAAATCGGTCGTCTTCATGGAGTGGGACAAGATCTGGGCGTTCAACAAGAAGGTGATCGACCCGATCGCTCCCCGCTATACGGCGCTCGAGAGCGAGGCGCGCGTGCCGGTCAACGTGGCCGGCGTGCAGCCGGGCACGATGCAGGCCGCCGTCCATCCGAAGAATGCGGACATCGGCACCAAGACGGTCCACTATGGGCCGCGCGTGCTGATCGATCTGGCGGACGCGAAGGAGCTGAAGGAGGGCGAGAACGCCACGTTCATAAACTGGGGCAATCTGCTGATCCGAAAGGTGAACCGGGGCGCCGACGGGGTGCCGGTTTCGGTCGACGCCACGCCGAACCTGGACAACAAGGACTACAAGAAGACGCTCAAGCTTACGTGGCTGTGCGAGCTGCCGGCGGACCAGTACACGCCGACGTACTGCGTGTACTTTGAGCACATCATCAGCAAACCGGTGCTCGGCAAGGACGAAGACTTCAAGAGCTACATCGGCCACCAAACGAGGGTACGCGTAGGGGAAACGAGATCAAACGACGGATCGGATAAATGGACCGCTTACTAACCTATGTTACCGTTGCTACCGTATCATCGTTACAGACCGAGGTGCCGATGTTGGGCGATCCGGAGCTGAAGCGGTTGAAAAAGGGCGACATTATTCAGCTGCAGCGGCGTGGATTCTTCAAGGTCGATCAAGCATACCAGCCGGCCAGTGAGTTTAGCGGTGCCGAGACGCCGATCGTACTGTTCGCCATTCCGGACGGTCATGTTGCTGCCGTACCGACGGCAAACGTCCCCAAGAAGGAAACGGCGGGAGAGGTGAGTTgaatggtgtttttgtttcctttcttcaATATGCACTTGTTTATTTGCTTTCGTTGGACGTaggaaattatttaaaaaatgggcAGAAATTCTTCAAAGTT
This is a stretch of genomic DNA from Anopheles merus strain MAF chromosome 2R, AmerM5.1, whole genome shotgun sequence. It encodes these proteins:
- the LOC121590590 gene encoding structural maintenance of chromosomes protein 1A, yielding MSGGKMSAFLQCIEVENFKSYRGRTTIGPLKRFSAVIGPNGSGKSNFMDAISFVMGEKTSSLRVRKLTELINGASIGRPISNRASVMARFIIKTEAEGEVEKTFQRSVINASSEYRINGSVVSPQHYLAELEKIGINVKAKNFLVFQGAVETIAIKNAKERTALFEEISGSGLLKEDYNRLKHEMQMAEEETQFTYQKKRGIAAERKEARLEKQEADRYASLKQECSEKQVHFQLFKLYHNEKEAKRLKEDQISKQQELNIIEKRKEEADEVLKEKKKEVGKMTREMAKKEQEIREVEAEMSKRHPMFIKAKEKVAHTQKKLDGALKTLEQARRADEAHQADIKKLVDELQEVEVKRAAFENEVAGESKKRGSNVHLERDLVQEYDRLKQKADATSSKYLIHLDSVNREQKSDQDRLDSEINKKAQIEENYKKIESEKNEALKRQEKLIDHIKTSRLGLEEQKRIKAELSQDVGTSKERIHELQSELDNVREQLGDAKIDKHEDARRKKKQEVVELFKLEVPGVYDRMINMCQPTHKRYNVAVTKVLGKYMEAIIVDTEKTARRCIQILKEKMLDVETFLPLDYLQKKPLKERLRNIEEPRNVKLIYDVLKFSPPEIEPAVLFATNNALVCETPDDAMKVAYEIDRSRYDALALDGTFYQKSGIISGGSHDLARKAKRWDEKHMAQLKLQKEKITEELKEVMKKTRRQGELTTVESQIRGLENRLKYSMNDLETSKKNINEYDRQLEDFTRELDQIGPKISEIERRMQQRDMKIQDIKESMNNVEDDVYAEFCARIGVANIRQFEERELVLQQERAKKRAEFEQQIDRINNNLEFERSKDTSKNVQRWERAVQDDEDSLETFKQAEARQRQEIEKDKEKIELMKQEKAAHKTLVDQMEEEMAKARREVQALAKELAAIHQSIANIESRIESMKSKRQTILMQAKMESIEIPLLQGSMDDIGQQQQGQGGGQGAGGQGGGEYAADGGSAYERESRIEIDYSKLEHHLKNLSDPDQIKKSGDSLAKELQSKLDTLEKIQTPNMKAMQKLDRVTEKIQSTNEEFEAARKKAKKAKAAFEKVKNERCTLFTNCCNHISDAIDAIYKQLSRNEAAQAYLGPDNPEEPYLDGINYNCVAPGKRFQPMSNLSGGEKTIAALALLFAIHSFQPAPFFVLDEIDAALDNTNIGKVASYIREKTTNLQTIVISLKEEFYCHADVLIGICPYPAECLVSQTLIFDLEKYGDYRQDE
- the LOC121590591 gene encoding mitogen-activated protein kinase kinase kinase 7, whose translation is MSREHSRMNSVLPPFVTTIDINEIEQIATVGKGSYGTVIKAKWRNKYVAVKYMEVLTEQAFTAEVSHLSRVAHPNIIELYGACTEKPNFCLVMEYADGGSLHKVLHSRPRPVYTAAHAMSWARQCAEGVAYLHDMTPRPMIHRDLKPPNLLLVNNGTVLKICDFGTVTDKSTLMTNNKGSAAWMAPEVFEGSSYTEKCDVFSWGIILWEVIAREQPFKHIDTSYAIMWRVHQGSRPPLIDHCPKPIEQLMVRCWDKDPISRPSMKEVVNVMNALCKLFPGENEPIGNEFLPEDEDDSYGMAYPIESNVSEAMDNGIDTNSSHGTITNKNTVQRLLDMPRDSPLRNVPSNVLLQPLHVDVNPFDQPMELESGALYPANSQGTEGLTVTKCTNAPMDSVSSINSSITFNSTTGPGIAAHHDPARPTMPPNVPRPLADGGECIKAEQQQQEEEEEDEEENREGIVVGGGRSSSKQNEAALGDTLYSILDPNLRPLTPVPNNPLSEQIHNEHKLLVQKYFEFETQIVTSMAQREMLQNNMLPEELQLKKAYIKRLEEREALLKFKANLQKQLNDKNRQQQARQQQQHPPPLHRQESDSEWVIIQPADSRPKTDNHN